One genomic segment of Mytilus trossulus isolate FHL-02 chromosome 4, PNRI_Mtr1.1.1.hap1, whole genome shotgun sequence includes these proteins:
- the LOC134716890 gene encoding ATP-dependent helicase wrn-1-like — MVCQEAAKESDPNAVIQRVSQYHSACTDQMKKIIVDDMADVNGNISLLFATEAYGMGADAPNIRRIIHYGPPTSVETYMQEIGRAGREGLQSEAVLYFNNNDPGGNTPVRDEVKQFCRLKSCRRQFLCKHFDWECVALLIKHNCCDICKVDCNCIECLSNSALDDLDVAEDNKEGTPSQLQTLLAAYFQLENDLVDMPKSEMFTGLSSELVHEIVKNCLSYKSAGEICRKFPFLKFEYACNIFKIILNVKSECPEV, encoded by the exons ATGGTATGCCAAGAAGCAGCAAAAGAAAGTGATCCAAATGCTGTGATTCAGAGAGTTTCACAGTATCATTCAGCATGTACAGATCAG atgaaaaAGATAATTGTTGATGATATGGCTGATGTGAATGGGAATATATCACTACTGTTTGCAACTGAAGCATATGGGATGGGTGCAGATGCGCCAAATATAAGAAGAATCATACATTATGGACCACCTACTTCTGTAGAAA cTTATATGCAAGAGATTGGCCGTGCTGGCAGAGAAGGTCTTCAAAGTGAAGCTGTATTGTACTTTAACAACAATGACCCAGGTGGTAACACCCCAGTTAGAGATGAAGTCAAACAATTTTGTAGACTTAAATCATGCAGAAGGCAATTTCTCTGTAAACATTTTGACTGGGAATGTGTGGCTTTGTTGATTAAACACAACTGTTGTGACATTTGTAAGGTGGACTGTAATTGTATTGAGTGCTTATCAAATTCAGCACTTGATGACCTTGATGTTGCTGAAGATAATAAAGAAGGTACTCCGTCACAGCTTCAAACTCTATTAGCAGCATATTTTCAACTGGAAAATGATTTAGTTGATATGCCAAAATCAGAAATGTTTACAGGTCTGTCTTCTGAGCTTGTTCACGAGATAgttaaaaattgtttatcttaTAAATCTGCTGGGGAGATATGTAGAAAATTTCCTTTCTTGAAATTTGAATATGCTtgtaatatattcaaaattatattgaatGTCAAATCTGAATGTCCTGAGGTTTAA
- the LOC134714284 gene encoding ctenidin-3-like — protein GYGIGGGYGGYGGIGGGYGGGYGGGYGKGKVVIVKGGYGGGYGGYGGGLGGYGGGYGGIGGGYGGYGGYGGGLGGGYGGYGGIGGGYGGYGGYGGGFGGLGGYGGGYGGIGGGYGGYGYGKGKGY, from the exons GGTTATGGAATCGGAGGTGGATACGGAGGATACGGTGGAATCGGTGGTGGATACGGTGGAGGATACGGAGGCGGATATGGAAAAGGAAAAGTTGTTATTGTAAAAGGTGGTTATGGTGGCGGTTATGGTGGTTATGGAGGTGGATTAGGAGGTTATGGTGGTGGTTATGGTGGTATTGGAGGAGGATATGGTGGTTATGGTGGTTATGGAGGTGGATTAGGAGGTGGATATGGTGGTTATGGTGGTATTGGAGGAGGATATGGTGGTTATGGTGGTTATGGAGGTGGATTCGGTGGATTAGGAGGTTATGGTGGTGGATATGGTGGTATTGGAGGAGGATATGGTGGATACGGATACGGAAAGGGAAAAG GATATTAA